The proteins below come from a single Eucalyptus grandis isolate ANBG69807.140 chromosome 3, ASM1654582v1, whole genome shotgun sequence genomic window:
- the LOC104430537 gene encoding uncharacterized protein LOC104430537: MQEPVLKLHQLETHLRSRRQQPTCSATSSDGDVVERPHKKINIFSSSSSVSISKHKSRDRLQPSENGSAGKNNESKFSQTDLVEKDKVCAIETRSAPCQRPQTSKANDP, translated from the exons ATGCAAGAGCCAGTATTGAAGCTGCATCAGTTAGAAACACACTTGAGAAGCAGAAGACAACAACCCACTTGCTCGGCTACCTCATCTGATGGTGATGTAGTGGAACGTCCccataaaaagataaatatattttcttcctcttcctcagtgAGCATTTCTAAACACAAGAGTCGTGATCGACTTCAACCAAGTGAAAAT GGTTCTGCTGGTAAAAACAACGAATCAAAATTTTCTCAAACGGATTTGGTAGAAAAGGATAAAGTTTGTGCTATTGAGACAAGGTCTGCTCCATGCCAAAGGCCACAAACGTCCAAG GCCAATGACCCGTAG